One genomic window of Arachis stenosperma cultivar V10309 chromosome 10, arast.V10309.gnm1.PFL2, whole genome shotgun sequence includes the following:
- the LOC130955799 gene encoding ubiquitin carboxyl-terminal hydrolase 8-like — protein sequence MTRFSEKLRLSWLLQKPTRFLALLSLSTFRLCKSIARYLLSQTLPHLSMDNLFADHSDYFSDDFDSNSYRSRPNRRYLHPHDARDFPDERVYLLPYRWWIEAEGDGDRVEGVLYTVTSNSDSDSEILLHLRKEEDPEKISSLDVGFSGRQYALVPEGIWLRALKRYNDFNNAMKDFGSLFFAEDCVDLFPLQIRIYVSWETNSLVAKICQKENVAKFYKKACDIFDSEHSPMHIWDFSGQTTQLFINNKVTNDSLSQLGKEVLLELHVHGLPELMHGNGSNDMIVDRSDMECSSHSGCVIMNGSTDCVIPNVISTNSIQSSSYQAVQTLGLTGLQNLGNTCFMNSAIQCLAHTPKLVDFFLGDYRKEINYENPLGMNGELALAFGDLLRMLWVPGARPVVPEMFKTKLANFAPQFSGYSQHDSQELLAFLLDGLHEDLNRVKRKPYHEVKDADGRPDEEVAEEYWRNHLARNDSIVVDLCQGQFRSTLVCPVCKKVSITFDPFMYLSLPLPSTTTRTMTLTVISTDGITLPSTLTVTLPESGTIKNLIGALSASCSLRDDETLLVAEIYKNRIFRLFEDLSDSLSEIRDQDKLVAYRLQKYEEDAPLVVFSHERLLENSGKDTFENQLFGIPLVTRLSSISCGNDVRREFLKLINPFLKFSEDGLDEFDTAEDVNKKLGEDDELGDTTSSPAIGSDADSTSGAEGNTQLWDDFEFCLPGGLGVENLRTKLNEPLPITTLSMKLQVVVLWSDRMLKNYVPYMSQTLPEVFKPQLFTKRTQESISIYKCLEAFLKEEPLGPEDMWYCPTCKKPQQASKKLDLWRLPEILVIHLKRFSYSRYSKNKLETFVDFPINDLDVSTYVAHRNSQASNHYMLYAISCHYGGLGGGHYTAFVRYSHDKWYEFDDSRVAPASEDMIKTSAAYLLFYRKI from the exons ATGACCCGTTTCTCCGAGAAGCTCCGTTTGAGTTGGCTGCTCCAGAAACCGACCCGCTTTCTCGCTCTACTTTCTCTCTCCACCTTCAGACTCTGCAAGTCCATCGCACGCTATCTCCTCTCCCAAACCCTACCCCATCTCTCCATGGACAACCTCTTCGCCGACCACTCCGACTACTTCTCCGATGACTTCGATTCCAACTCCTACCGCTCCCGCCCCAACCGCCGCTACCTCCACCCTCACGACGCCCGCGATTTCCCCGACGAGAGGGTTTACTTGCTCCCCTACAG GTGGTGGATTGAGGCGGAAGGTGACGGAGATCGTGTGGAGGGTGTTCTGTACACAGTGACGTCGAATTCTGACTCCGACTCTGAGATTTTGCTCCATTTGAGGAAGGAAGAGGACCCTGAGAAGATTAGCAGTTTGGACGTAGGGTTTTCAGGTCGTCAGTATGCGTTGGTTCCTGAAGGGATTTGGTTGCGTGCTCTCAAACG GTATAATGATTTTAATAACGCTATGAAAGATTTTGGGAGCCTCTTCTTTGCGGAGGACTGTGTTGACTTATTCCCCTTGCAAATTAGAATATATGTTTCATGGGAAACAAATTCACTGGTAGCAAAGATATGCCAAAAG GAAAATGTGGCCAAATTCTACAAGAAAGCCTGTGACATATTCGACTCTGAGCATAGTCCA ATGCATATTTGGGACTTTTCAGGGCAAACAACCCAGTTATTCATCAATAACAAAGTGACAAATGATTCTCTTTCTCAACTTGGAAAGGAG GTTCTATTGGAGTTGCATGTTCACGGGCTTCCGGAGTTAATGCATGGTAATGGAAGTAATGATATGATTGTGGATAGGTCTGATATGGAATGTTCTTCCCACAGTGGCTGTGTTATTATGAATGGAAGCACTGATTGTGTGATCCCCAATGTAATATCAACAAACTCTATACAAAGCAGTAGCTATCAAGCAGTTCAAACTTTGGGTTTGACAGGATTGCAGAATCTTGGGAATACTTGTTTTATGAATAGTGCTATTCAGTGCTTGGCTCATACGCCaaagcttgttgatttttttctTGGAGATTATCGTAAAGAGATCAATTATGAAAATCCCCTGGGAATGAAT GGAGAACTTGCTTTAGCTTTTGGAGATTTACTTAGAATGCTATGGGTTCCCGGAGCAAGGCCTGTGGTACCAGAAATGTTCAAGACAAAACTGGCTAATTTTGCCCCTCAGTTTAGTGGTTATAGCCAGCACGATTCTCAA GAACTTCTTGCTTTTTTGTTGGATGGACTACATGAAGACCTTAATCGTGTAAAACGCAAGCCATATCATGAAGTCAAGGATGCAGATGGCCGTCCAGATGAAGAAGTGGCTGAAGAGTACTGGCGAAATCACCTTGCTCGCAACGATTCCATTGTTGTTGATTTATGCCAA GGTCAGTTTCGATCGACATTGGTATGCCCTGTTTGCAAGAAGGTCTCTATCACATTTGACCCATTTATGTATTTATCTCTTCCATTACCTTCTACAACAACACGGACTATGACTCTGACTGTGATAAGCACTGATGGGATAACACTGCCTTCTACATTAACAGTAACACTGCCAGAAAGTGGAACAATCAAGAATCTTATTGGAGCTTTGAGTGCTTCTTGTTCTCTAAGAGATGATGAAACCCTCTTAGTGGCTGAG ATATACAAGAATCGAATTTTTCGTTTATTTGAGGATCTGTCTGATTCGTTATCTGAAATTAGAGATCAAGACAAACTTGTGGCTTATCGATTACAAAAATATGAAGAAGATGCTCCCTTGGTTGTTTTCTCACATGAGCGTTTGCTGGAGAA TTCTGGGAAGGACACGTTTGAAAATCAGCTGTTTGGTATTCCACttgttacaaggttgtccagtATTTCTTGTGGAAATGATGTTCGTAGGGAGTTTCTGAAGTTAATCAATCCTTTTCTTAAGTTCTCTGAAGATGGATTAGATGAGTTTGATACTGCTGAAGATGTCAATAAAAAACTTGGTGAAGATGATGAATTGGGCGACACTACTAGCTCCCCAGCAATAGGAAGTGATGCAGACTCCACCAGTGGAGCAGAGGGCAACACCCAGTTGTGGGATGACTTTGAATTCTGCTTACCTGGTGGCCTAGGAGTAGAGAATTTAAGGACAAAATTGAACGAACCATTACCAATTACAACGTTATCCATGAAGCTGCAGGTGGTTGTTTTATGGTCAGATAGGATGCTTAAAAATTATGTTCCCTACATGAGCCAAACATTGCCTGAGGTTTTCAAGCCCCAGTTGTTCACCAAGAGAACACAAGAATCGATTTCTATATACAAGTGCCTTGAAGCATTTTTGAAAGAGGAACCTTTGGGACCAGAGGACATGTG GTACTGCCCCACCTGCAAAAAGCCTCAACAAGCAAGTAAAAAACTAGATCTTTGGAGATTGCCTGAAATCCTCGTTATTCATTTGAAGAGGTTCTCATACAGCAGATACTCCAAGAACAAGCTGGAAACATTTGTGGACTTTCCAATTAATGATCTGGATGTCTCAACATATGTTGCCCACCGAAATAGTCAGGCTTCGAACCACTATATGTTGTATGCAATTAGTTGTCACTATGGAGGATTAGGAGGAGGTCACTATACAGCATTTGTCCGT TATAGCCATGATAAATGGTATGAGTTTGATGATAGCAGGGTTGCCCCTGCCAGTGAAGACATGATAAAGACTTCTGCTGCTTATCTGCTTTTCTACAGAAAAATTTAG